A single Chiloscyllium punctatum isolate Juve2018m chromosome 14, sChiPun1.3, whole genome shotgun sequence DNA region contains:
- the g3bp2a gene encoding ras GTPase-activating protein-binding protein 2 isoform X1, protein MVMEKPSPLLVGREFVRQYYTLLNKAPDFLHRFYGRTSSYVHGGLDGNGKPAEAVYGQAEIHKKVMSLQFSDCHTKIRHVDAHATLSDGVVVQVMGELSNNGQPMRKFMQTFVLAPEGSVPNKFYVHNDIFRYQDEVFDSDAELEEESEEEFEEEAEEHQLSPEPVQENTNNTYYESHTVSNGVEETVEEAAPEPEPEPDSNTEEVKPDPELPEKNVEELEEKAPSPAPVEPVSQAQETPKAFSWASVTSKNLPPSGTVSSSGIPPHVVKAPASQPRAEAKTEVQAQPPRPRDQRPRERLGLVSRGPRTGREMESNEVESRRIIRYPDSHQLFVGNLPHDIDENELKDFFMSFGNVVELRINTKSSGGKLPNFGFVVFDDPDPVQRILSAKPVMFRGEVRLNVEEKKTRAVREGERRGGDDRRDNRRSDRGSGLRGMIGGGMMRDRDSRGPPPRGGMAQKLGPGPGRGGLPSEGRFAGLRR, encoded by the exons ATGGTGATGGAGAAGCCAAGCCCCCTGCTTGTAGGGCGGGAATTTGTGAGGCAGTACTACACTTTGCTGAACAAGGCACCAGACTTCTTGCACAG GTTTTATGGGAGGACCTCATCTTACGTTCATGGTGGATTGGATGGCAATGGGAAGCCAGCAGAAGCAGTTTATGGCCAAGCT GAGATCCACAAGAAGGTGATGTCCCTGCAGTTTAGTGATTGCCATACAAAGATTCGCCATGTCGATGCACATGCAACACTAAGTGACGGGGTGGTTGTACAAGTGATGGGTGAGCTGTCGAACAATGGGCAGCCAATGAGGAAGTTCATGCAGACTTTTGTCCTGGCACCAGAG GGCTCTGTTCCAAACAAATTTTATGTCCATAATGATATATTCCGCTACCAGGATGAAGTCTTCGACTCGGATGCAGAATTGGAAGAAG AATCTGAAGAGGAGTTCGAGGAAGAAGCTGAAGAACATCAGCTGTCTCCTGAGCCTGTGCAGGAAAATACCAACAATACGTATTATGAGTCTCACACTGTCAG cAATGGTGTAGAGGAAACTGTGGAAGAGGCAGCTCCTGAACCTGAGCCTGAACCTGACTCAAACACTGAGGAGGTAAAACCAGATCCGGAGCTGCCCGAGAAGAATGTGGAAGAGTTGGAAGAGAAGGCTCCCTCTCCAGCCCCAGTGGAACCAGTTTCTCAAGCACAAGAGACACCCAAG GCTTTCTCCTGGGCCTCAGTGACAAGTAAAAATCTGCCTCCTAGTGGTACAGTTTCTTCCTCTGGAATTCCTCCCCATGTTGTTAAAGCACCAGCCTCACAG CCAAGAGCAGAAGCTAAAACCGAAGTGCAGGCTCAGCCCCCACGGCCCCGTGACCAGCGTCCTCGTGAGAGGCTGGGCTTAGTGTCCAGAGGACCCAGAACAG GTCGAGAAATGGAATCAAATGAGGTTGAGAGTCGTCGAATCATCCGTTACCCAGATAGTCACCAGCTCTTTGTTGGCAACTTGCCCCATGACATTGATGAAAACGAACTGAAAGACTTTTTTATGA GTTTTGGCAATGTGGTTGAACTCCGCATTAATACAAAAAGCAGTGGAGGAAAGCTGCCCAACTTTGGATTTGTGGTTTTTGATGATCCTGATCCTGTTCAGAGAATCTTGAGTGCCAAG CCGGTCATGTTCCGAGGCGAGGTCCGCTTGAATGTGGAGGAGAAGAAAACCCGGGCTGTTCGTGAAGGAGAGCGTAGAGGCGGCGATGACCGTAGGGATAACCGCCGCAGCGACAGAGGCTCTGGTCTACGCGGCATGATTGGTGGTGGGATGATGCGAGACCGTGACTCCCGTGGACCTCCGCCCAGAGGTGGCATGGCACAGAAGCTGGGTCCTGGACCGGGCAGAGGGGGACTCCCCAGTGAAGGTCGGTTTGCTGGACTCCGTCGCTAA
- the g3bp2a gene encoding ras GTPase-activating protein-binding protein 2 isoform X2 — protein MVMEKPSPLLVGREFVRQYYTLLNKAPDFLHRFYGRTSSYVHGGLDGNGKPAEAVYGQAEIHKKVMSLQFSDCHTKIRHVDAHATLSDGVVVQVMGELSNNGQPMRKFMQTFVLAPEGSVPNKFYVHNDIFRYQDEVFDSDAELEEESEEEFEEEAEEHQLSPEPVQENTNNTYYESHTVSNGVEETVEEAAPEPEPEPDSNTEEVKPDPELPEKNVEELEEKAPSPAPVEPVSQAQETPKPRAEAKTEVQAQPPRPRDQRPRERLGLVSRGPRTGREMESNEVESRRIIRYPDSHQLFVGNLPHDIDENELKDFFMSFGNVVELRINTKSSGGKLPNFGFVVFDDPDPVQRILSAKPVMFRGEVRLNVEEKKTRAVREGERRGGDDRRDNRRSDRGSGLRGMIGGGMMRDRDSRGPPPRGGMAQKLGPGPGRGGLPSEGRFAGLRR, from the exons ATGGTGATGGAGAAGCCAAGCCCCCTGCTTGTAGGGCGGGAATTTGTGAGGCAGTACTACACTTTGCTGAACAAGGCACCAGACTTCTTGCACAG GTTTTATGGGAGGACCTCATCTTACGTTCATGGTGGATTGGATGGCAATGGGAAGCCAGCAGAAGCAGTTTATGGCCAAGCT GAGATCCACAAGAAGGTGATGTCCCTGCAGTTTAGTGATTGCCATACAAAGATTCGCCATGTCGATGCACATGCAACACTAAGTGACGGGGTGGTTGTACAAGTGATGGGTGAGCTGTCGAACAATGGGCAGCCAATGAGGAAGTTCATGCAGACTTTTGTCCTGGCACCAGAG GGCTCTGTTCCAAACAAATTTTATGTCCATAATGATATATTCCGCTACCAGGATGAAGTCTTCGACTCGGATGCAGAATTGGAAGAAG AATCTGAAGAGGAGTTCGAGGAAGAAGCTGAAGAACATCAGCTGTCTCCTGAGCCTGTGCAGGAAAATACCAACAATACGTATTATGAGTCTCACACTGTCAG cAATGGTGTAGAGGAAACTGTGGAAGAGGCAGCTCCTGAACCTGAGCCTGAACCTGACTCAAACACTGAGGAGGTAAAACCAGATCCGGAGCTGCCCGAGAAGAATGTGGAAGAGTTGGAAGAGAAGGCTCCCTCTCCAGCCCCAGTGGAACCAGTTTCTCAAGCACAAGAGACACCCAAG CCAAGAGCAGAAGCTAAAACCGAAGTGCAGGCTCAGCCCCCACGGCCCCGTGACCAGCGTCCTCGTGAGAGGCTGGGCTTAGTGTCCAGAGGACCCAGAACAG GTCGAGAAATGGAATCAAATGAGGTTGAGAGTCGTCGAATCATCCGTTACCCAGATAGTCACCAGCTCTTTGTTGGCAACTTGCCCCATGACATTGATGAAAACGAACTGAAAGACTTTTTTATGA GTTTTGGCAATGTGGTTGAACTCCGCATTAATACAAAAAGCAGTGGAGGAAAGCTGCCCAACTTTGGATTTGTGGTTTTTGATGATCCTGATCCTGTTCAGAGAATCTTGAGTGCCAAG CCGGTCATGTTCCGAGGCGAGGTCCGCTTGAATGTGGAGGAGAAGAAAACCCGGGCTGTTCGTGAAGGAGAGCGTAGAGGCGGCGATGACCGTAGGGATAACCGCCGCAGCGACAGAGGCTCTGGTCTACGCGGCATGATTGGTGGTGGGATGATGCGAGACCGTGACTCCCGTGGACCTCCGCCCAGAGGTGGCATGGCACAGAAGCTGGGTCCTGGACCGGGCAGAGGGGGACTCCCCAGTGAAGGTCGGTTTGCTGGACTCCGTCGCTAA